A genome region from Geobacter pickeringii includes the following:
- the dapA gene encoding 4-hydroxy-tetrahydrodipicolinate synthase translates to MFKGSIVAIVTPFRNGAVDFEKLRELVEFQIAGGTDAIVPCGTTGEASTLDYDEHMDVVKTVINQVNKRVPVIAGTGSNSTAEAIELSQKAKEAGADGVLLVTPYYNKPTQEGLVRHYTAIAAAVAIPQILYNVPGRTGVNMLPETVARLAPNKNIVAIKEATGSLQQASEVMALCGDQIDVLSGDDFITFPMMACGAKGVISVLANIMPKTVADLTDAFFAGDLEKARQLHLQTLKIGNAMFMESNPIPVKTALGLMGKCSDEVRLPLCPMAEGNKAKLAAIMKEYQLI, encoded by the coding sequence ATGTTCAAGGGAAGTATTGTCGCCATCGTCACCCCGTTCAGGAACGGCGCCGTGGATTTCGAGAAGCTCCGGGAGCTGGTGGAGTTCCAGATCGCCGGCGGCACCGACGCCATCGTCCCCTGCGGCACCACCGGCGAGGCATCCACGCTGGACTACGACGAGCACATGGACGTGGTGAAGACCGTCATCAACCAGGTCAACAAGCGGGTTCCGGTCATCGCCGGCACCGGCTCCAACTCCACCGCCGAGGCCATCGAGCTCTCCCAGAAGGCCAAGGAGGCCGGGGCCGACGGCGTGCTGCTGGTGACTCCGTACTACAACAAGCCGACCCAGGAAGGGCTCGTGCGCCACTACACCGCCATCGCCGCTGCCGTCGCCATCCCCCAGATCCTCTACAACGTCCCGGGGCGCACCGGGGTCAACATGCTCCCCGAGACCGTGGCGCGGCTGGCGCCGAACAAGAACATCGTCGCCATCAAGGAGGCGACCGGCTCGCTGCAGCAGGCCTCGGAGGTCATGGCGCTCTGCGGCGATCAGATCGACGTCCTCTCGGGTGACGATTTCATCACCTTCCCCATGATGGCGTGCGGCGCCAAGGGGGTCATCTCGGTGCTGGCCAACATCATGCCGAAAACGGTGGCCGATCTCACCGACGCCTTCTTCGCCGGCGACCTGGAGAAGGCCCGCCAGCTCCACCTGCAGACCCTCAAGATCGGCAATGCCATGTTCATGGAGAGCAACCCGATCCCGGTCAAGACCGCCCTTGGGCTCATGGGCAAGTGCTCCGACGAGGTGCGTCTGCCGCTCTGCCCCATGGCGGAGGGGAACAAGGCGAAGCTTGCGGCCATCATGAAAGAATACCAGCTGATTTAA
- a CDS encoding NUDIX domain-containing protein has translation MTGKTFKKDHIVTSVVAVIVDGDGQVLLTKRNVPPFKGEWVMPGGKIDLGEPIVTALQREVMEEVGLQVEVEDLIDVFEHLTPGDDNYHFIILYYLCHPLYCVVEHNPSEVEEARWVPRGELASYKMPEGTRFILGKIFPELCSCET, from the coding sequence ATGACCGGCAAAACATTCAAAAAAGACCACATCGTCACCTCCGTCGTGGCGGTCATCGTCGACGGCGACGGCCAGGTGCTCCTCACCAAGCGCAACGTCCCCCCCTTCAAGGGGGAGTGGGTGATGCCGGGGGGGAAGATTGACCTGGGGGAGCCGATCGTAACGGCACTCCAGCGGGAGGTAATGGAAGAGGTGGGGCTCCAGGTGGAGGTGGAGGACCTGATCGACGTCTTCGAGCATCTGACGCCGGGGGACGACAACTACCACTTCATCATCCTCTACTACCTCTGCCATCCCCTGTACTGCGTTGTGGAGCACAACCCGAGCGAAGTGGAGGAGGCCCGCTGGGTGCCGCGGGGCGAGCTGGCTTCCTACAAGATGCCCGAGGGGACGCGGTTCATCCTCGGGAAGATCTTCCCGGAGCTCTGCAGCTGCGAGACGTGA
- the dapB gene encoding 4-hydroxy-tetrahydrodipicolinate reductase, whose product MIKVAVCGAAGRMGQRIIVAAKEAGCTVSGALERPGHELVGQDAGLIAGCGALGVAISDDLNAVVEGCDVLIDFTTPKVSLKNLEVCALKKKAIVIGSTGFTPEERALAAELAKEIPAVLAPNMSVGVNVCFKILKDVAKTLGDDFDVEIVELHHNKKKDAPSGTAVRMGEVVAEALGRDYNKVANFHREGICGERTREEIGMQTVRGGDIVGEHTVYFIGMGERIEISHRAMTRDMFSRGSVRAAQWVVGKQPGIYDMQDVLGLK is encoded by the coding sequence ATGATTAAAGTAGCAGTCTGCGGCGCAGCCGGCCGGATGGGCCAGCGCATCATCGTTGCCGCGAAAGAAGCGGGGTGCACGGTTTCCGGCGCGCTGGAGCGGCCGGGCCACGAGCTGGTGGGGCAGGACGCCGGGCTCATCGCCGGCTGTGGCGCCCTGGGCGTCGCCATCTCCGACGACCTCAACGCCGTAGTGGAGGGGTGCGACGTCCTCATCGACTTCACCACCCCCAAGGTGTCGCTCAAGAACCTGGAGGTCTGCGCCCTCAAGAAAAAGGCGATCGTCATCGGTTCCACCGGCTTCACCCCCGAGGAGCGGGCCCTGGCTGCAGAACTGGCGAAGGAGATCCCTGCGGTGCTGGCCCCCAACATGAGCGTCGGGGTCAACGTCTGCTTCAAGATTCTCAAGGACGTGGCAAAGACGCTGGGGGACGACTTCGACGTGGAGATCGTGGAGCTGCACCACAACAAGAAGAAGGATGCCCCCTCCGGCACCGCGGTGCGCATGGGAGAGGTGGTGGCCGAGGCCCTGGGGCGTGACTACAACAAGGTGGCCAACTTCCACCGCGAGGGAATCTGCGGCGAGCGGACCAGGGAAGAGATCGGTATGCAGACCGTGCGCGGCGGCGACATCGTCGGCGAGCACACCGTCTACTTCATCGGCATGGGTGAGCGGATCGAGATCAGCCACCGGGCCATGACCCGCGACATGTTCTCCCGCGGCTCCGTACGCGCCGCCCAGTGGGTGGTGGGGAAGCAGCCGGGCATCTACGACATGCAGGACGTGTTAGGTTTGAAATAG
- a CDS encoding acetylornithine transaminase, which translates to MNSAQWMEKADKYIMKTYGRYPLVPVRGEGCILWDADGKRYLDFLAGVAVNNLGHCHPKVVAALQKQAAEMIHCSNYYHIPNQIALAELLCTHSFADKAFFCNSGAEANEAAIKLARKYTREKYGDPERYEIITALSSFHGRTMATISATGQEKVQKFFDPLLHGFSYVPFNDADALAAAVTPKTCAVMLEPIQGEGGVVVPSADYFRKVREICDRHGLLLIFDEVQVGIGRTGRLFAHEHFDVVPDIMTLAKALAGGPPIGAMLAKDAVAASFSPGTHGSTFGGNPLVTAAGVAAVRAVLEEGLLNRAEEMGDYLVGELERLKEKYPFITDVRGIGLMIGMELSIPAGEIVVKGLQRGVLLNVAQDRVLRFVPPLVVTKQEVNEMIAVLDGILEEMKP; encoded by the coding sequence ATGAACAGTGCGCAATGGATGGAAAAAGCTGACAAATACATCATGAAGACCTACGGCCGGTACCCACTGGTGCCGGTGCGGGGGGAAGGGTGCATCCTCTGGGACGCCGACGGGAAGCGTTACCTCGACTTCCTCGCCGGCGTGGCGGTGAACAACCTCGGCCACTGCCACCCGAAGGTGGTGGCGGCACTCCAGAAGCAGGCGGCCGAGATGATCCACTGCTCCAACTACTACCACATCCCGAACCAGATCGCCCTGGCGGAGCTCCTCTGCACTCACTCCTTCGCCGACAAGGCATTCTTCTGCAACTCGGGGGCCGAGGCGAACGAAGCGGCCATCAAGCTCGCCCGCAAGTACACCCGGGAGAAGTACGGCGATCCGGAGCGGTACGAGATCATCACCGCCCTCTCCTCCTTCCACGGCCGGACCATGGCGACCATCTCCGCCACAGGGCAGGAGAAGGTGCAGAAGTTCTTCGATCCGCTCCTCCACGGCTTCAGCTACGTCCCGTTCAACGACGCCGACGCCCTGGCGGCGGCCGTCACCCCCAAAACCTGCGCCGTGATGCTGGAGCCGATCCAGGGAGAGGGGGGGGTCGTCGTGCCGTCGGCCGACTACTTCCGCAAGGTCCGGGAGATCTGCGACCGCCACGGTCTGCTCCTCATCTTCGACGAGGTCCAGGTGGGAATCGGGCGGACCGGCCGGCTCTTCGCCCACGAGCATTTTGACGTGGTCCCCGACATTATGACCCTCGCCAAGGCCCTGGCCGGCGGCCCCCCCATCGGCGCCATGCTGGCCAAGGATGCCGTGGCCGCGTCGTTTTCCCCCGGCACCCATGGCTCCACCTTCGGGGGGAATCCCCTGGTCACCGCCGCCGGCGTTGCCGCCGTCCGGGCGGTCCTGGAGGAGGGGCTCCTGAACCGGGCGGAGGAGATGGGCGACTACCTCGTGGGGGAGCTGGAGCGGCTTAAAGAAAAGTATCCCTTCATCACCGACGTGCGGGGGATCGGCCTCATGATCGGCATGGAGCTCTCCATCCCGGCGGGGGAGATCGTCGTCAAGGGGCTGCAGCGGGGGGTCCTCCTCAACGTGGCCCAGGACCGGGTGCTCCGGTTCGTCCCCCCCCTGGTGGTGACCAAGCAGGAAGTGAACGAAATGATCGCCGTCCTCGACGGCATTCTGGAGGAGATGAAACCATGA
- the lptM gene encoding LPS translocon maturation chaperone LptM translates to MRALVLTVMVSVLLLGGCGRKGPLVAPEAFAPGAVDTLSVEQKEDRFFVSWSAPARDAGGRPLKDLAGFRLYRREVLPPGEDCEECPTAYRLVRVVDLDYLQDVKVYGNRYFFADAAVTNGTTYQYKVIAYRRDGSESAASNRARRRKVGAPSAPRLTASSTPTGVLLQWAPARTPGADFVGYDLYRRRGDDFGTLVLLTPTPVKEERFEDQGVEHGAAYVYTVREVVGADGQLVEGAASNEARGSRTAPAEE, encoded by the coding sequence ATGAGAGCACTGGTTCTGACAGTGATGGTTTCCGTTCTCCTCCTCGGCGGCTGCGGCAGGAAGGGGCCCCTCGTCGCCCCCGAGGCCTTTGCGCCGGGGGCGGTGGATACCCTTTCGGTGGAGCAGAAGGAAGACCGGTTCTTCGTCTCCTGGTCGGCTCCGGCCCGGGACGCCGGGGGGCGCCCCCTGAAGGACCTGGCCGGATTCCGGCTCTACCGCCGCGAGGTGCTTCCGCCGGGCGAGGATTGCGAGGAGTGCCCCACCGCCTATCGCCTCGTGAGGGTGGTGGACCTGGACTACCTCCAGGATGTGAAGGTCTATGGCAACCGCTATTTCTTCGCCGATGCCGCCGTCACGAACGGCACGACCTACCAGTACAAGGTGATCGCCTACCGCCGGGACGGGAGCGAGAGTGCCGCATCCAACCGTGCCCGGCGGCGGAAGGTGGGGGCTCCTTCCGCCCCGCGCCTCACGGCATCCTCGACCCCCACCGGCGTGCTGCTCCAGTGGGCGCCGGCCCGGACCCCCGGCGCCGATTTCGTCGGTTACGACCTCTACCGACGGCGGGGGGACGACTTCGGCACCCTCGTCCTGCTGACCCCGACCCCGGTGAAGGAGGAGCGTTTCGAGGACCAGGGGGTGGAGCACGGCGCCGCGTACGTCTACACGGTGCGCGAGGTGGTGGGGGCCGACGGCCAGCTTGTGGAGGGGGCGGCTTCCAACGAAGCGAGGGGCTCCCGCACTGCCCCGGCGGAAGAGTGA
- the argH gene encoding argininosuccinate lyase: MAHEKLWGGRFSEPTDKFVEEFTASIDFDKRLYHQDIRGSIAHARMLGKQGIIPMADVERIVEGLQDILKKIEGGKFDFSVALEDIHMNIEARLSEKIGEAGKRLHTGRSRNDQVAVDIRLYLRDEIVEISAYLDLLVDSLISQAEKNLDVIMPGYTHLQTAQPILFSHHMMAYVEMFARDRGRMEDCLGRMNVLPLGAGALAGTTFPIDREHVAELLDFPEVTRNSLDSVSDRDFALEFISASSILMMHLSRFSEELILWSTSEFKFVELTDSFCTGSSIMPQKKNPDVPELVRGKTGRVYGNLMTLLTVMKSLPLAYNKDMQEDKEPLFDTIDTVKGSLKIFADMVREMRINSGNMRAAAAKGFSTATDVADYLVRKGMPFRDAHEVVGKTVAYCIANGKDLPDLSLAEWQGFSDTIGEDIFGCITLEASVNARAATGGTALERVKAEIARVKAGR; this comes from the coding sequence ATGGCACACGAAAAACTCTGGGGCGGCCGCTTCTCCGAGCCGACCGACAAATTCGTCGAGGAGTTCACCGCCTCCATCGACTTCGACAAGCGGCTCTACCATCAGGATATCCGGGGCTCCATCGCCCATGCCCGCATGCTCGGCAAGCAGGGGATCATCCCCATGGCGGACGTGGAGCGGATCGTCGAGGGTCTCCAGGATATCCTGAAGAAGATCGAGGGGGGGAAGTTCGACTTCTCCGTCGCCCTGGAAGATATCCACATGAACATCGAGGCGCGCCTCTCCGAGAAGATCGGCGAGGCCGGCAAGCGGCTCCATACCGGGCGCTCCCGCAATGACCAGGTGGCCGTCGACATCCGCCTCTACCTCCGGGACGAGATCGTGGAGATCTCCGCCTATCTCGATCTCCTCGTCGACTCCCTCATCTCCCAGGCGGAGAAGAACCTCGACGTCATCATGCCGGGGTACACCCACCTGCAGACCGCCCAGCCGATCCTCTTCTCCCACCACATGATGGCCTACGTGGAGATGTTCGCCCGGGACAGGGGGCGGATGGAGGACTGCCTGGGGCGGATGAACGTCCTGCCGCTGGGGGCCGGCGCCCTGGCCGGGACCACCTTCCCCATCGACCGGGAGCACGTGGCCGAGCTGCTGGACTTCCCCGAGGTGACCCGCAACTCCCTCGACTCGGTCTCCGACCGGGACTTCGCCCTGGAGTTCATCTCCGCATCGTCGATCCTCATGATGCACCTCTCCCGCTTCTCCGAGGAGCTGATCCTCTGGTCCACCAGCGAGTTCAAGTTCGTGGAGCTGACCGACTCCTTCTGCACCGGCTCCTCCATCATGCCCCAGAAGAAGAATCCGGACGTGCCGGAGCTGGTCCGCGGCAAGACCGGCCGGGTCTACGGCAACCTCATGACGCTCCTGACGGTCATGAAGTCGCTGCCGCTCGCCTACAACAAGGATATGCAGGAGGACAAGGAGCCCCTCTTCGACACCATCGACACCGTGAAGGGGAGCCTCAAGATCTTCGCGGACATGGTGCGGGAGATGCGGATCAACAGCGGCAACATGCGGGCCGCGGCCGCCAAGGGGTTCTCCACCGCCACCGACGTGGCCGACTACCTGGTCCGCAAGGGGATGCCGTTCCGCGATGCCCACGAGGTGGTGGGAAAGACCGTGGCCTACTGCATCGCCAACGGCAAGGACCTCCCCGACCTGTCCCTGGCGGAGTGGCAGGGATTCTCGGACACGATCGGCGAGGATATCTTCGGCTGCATCACCCTGGAGGCCTCGGTGAACGCCCGGGCCGCCACCGGCGGCACCGCCCTGGAGCGGGTGAAGGCGGAGATCGCGCGGGTCAAGGCGGGACGATAG
- the argB gene encoding acetylglutamate kinase produces MQHLIEKANTLMEALPYIRRFSGKTIVIKYGGHAMADEALKESFALDVILLKSLGINAVVVHGGGPQINETLKRYGIVSEFVKGMRVTDAATMQVVEMVLTGQVNTEVVGYLNQHGGRAVGLSGKDGSLLQCEKLLQEVKHDDGTVEKVDIGFVGDVVKVNQELIQTLEHGKFIPVIAPVGVGEHGESYNINADLVAGRVAGALRAEKLILLTDVEGVKDTDGKLLSSIPFDDVPRLIDGKVITGGMIPKVTCCVDAITEGVKKASIIDGRVLHAVLLEIFTDVGVGTEIHR; encoded by the coding sequence AAAAGCCAACACCCTGATGGAGGCGCTTCCGTACATCAGGCGCTTCTCCGGCAAGACCATCGTCATCAAGTACGGCGGACACGCCATGGCCGACGAGGCCCTGAAGGAGTCCTTCGCCCTCGACGTGATCCTCCTCAAGTCCCTCGGCATCAACGCCGTCGTCGTCCACGGCGGCGGTCCCCAGATCAACGAGACCCTCAAGCGCTACGGCATCGTCTCCGAATTCGTGAAGGGGATGCGGGTCACCGACGCCGCCACCATGCAGGTGGTGGAGATGGTCCTCACCGGCCAGGTGAACACGGAAGTGGTCGGATACCTGAACCAGCACGGCGGCCGGGCGGTGGGGCTCTCCGGAAAGGACGGAAGTCTCCTGCAGTGCGAAAAGCTCCTCCAGGAGGTGAAGCACGACGACGGCACCGTGGAGAAGGTCGATATCGGCTTCGTCGGAGACGTGGTGAAGGTGAACCAGGAGTTGATCCAGACCCTGGAGCACGGCAAGTTCATCCCGGTCATCGCCCCGGTGGGGGTGGGGGAGCACGGCGAGAGCTACAACATCAACGCCGACCTCGTGGCCGGACGGGTGGCCGGCGCACTGCGGGCCGAGAAGCTGATCCTCCTCACCGACGTGGAGGGGGTGAAGGATACCGACGGGAAGCTCCTCTCGAGCATCCCCTTCGACGACGTGCCGCGCCTCATCGACGGCAAGGTCATCACCGGCGGCATGATCCCCAAGGTGACCTGCTGCGTCGACGCCATCACCGAGGGGGTCAAGAAGGCCTCCATCATCGACGGCCGGGTGCTCCACGCGGTTCTCCTCGAAATCTTCACCGACGTCGGCGTCGGCACCGAGATCCACCGATGA
- a CDS encoding argininosuccinate synthase yields the protein MAKKDVKKIVLAYSGGLDTSIILKWLKNEYGCEVITFSADLGQGDELAPIRDKAFATGADKVYIDDLKEEFVKDFVFPMFRANAIYEGHYLLGTSIARPLIAKRQMEIAKIEGADAVSHGATGKGNDQVRFELGYYHFDPAITVIAPWRDWKLNSRQALVNYAKKNGIPIPVTKKRPWSSDRNLLHISFEGGILEDTWAEPPENMFVLTKAPEKAPNKPQYVEIEFRNGNAVAVDGEKMSPAQLLAHLNFLGGEHGIGRVDLLENRSVGMKSRGVYETPGGTILREAHMAVEQITMDREVMRIRDSLIPEYARLVYAGYWFSPEREMLQTLIDDSQKSVNGVARVKLYKGHCRTVGRKSETDSLFNLDFATFEKDQVYNQKDAEGFIKINSLRLRIRSLMQAQKK from the coding sequence ATGGCCAAGAAAGACGTGAAGAAGATCGTCCTCGCCTATTCGGGCGGTCTGGACACCTCCATCATCCTCAAGTGGCTCAAGAACGAGTACGGCTGCGAGGTCATCACCTTCTCCGCCGACCTCGGGCAGGGGGACGAGCTGGCGCCGATCCGCGACAAGGCGTTTGCCACCGGCGCCGACAAGGTCTACATCGACGACCTGAAGGAAGAGTTCGTCAAGGACTTCGTCTTCCCGATGTTCCGGGCCAATGCCATTTACGAAGGGCACTACCTCCTCGGCACCTCCATTGCCCGTCCCCTCATCGCCAAGCGCCAGATGGAGATCGCGAAGATCGAGGGCGCCGACGCCGTCTCCCACGGCGCCACCGGCAAAGGGAACGACCAGGTCCGCTTCGAGCTCGGCTACTACCACTTCGACCCCGCCATCACCGTCATCGCTCCGTGGCGGGACTGGAAGCTGAACAGCCGTCAGGCCCTGGTGAACTACGCCAAGAAGAACGGGATCCCGATCCCGGTCACCAAGAAGCGTCCCTGGTCCTCGGACCGCAACCTCCTCCACATCTCCTTCGAGGGGGGGATCCTGGAGGACACCTGGGCCGAACCCCCCGAGAACATGTTTGTCCTCACCAAGGCGCCGGAAAAGGCCCCCAACAAGCCCCAGTACGTGGAGATCGAGTTCAGAAACGGCAACGCCGTGGCCGTTGACGGCGAGAAGATGAGCCCGGCGCAACTGCTGGCCCACCTGAACTTCCTTGGCGGCGAGCATGGCATTGGCCGGGTCGACCTGCTGGAGAACCGCTCCGTAGGGATGAAGTCCCGCGGCGTCTACGAGACCCCCGGCGGCACCATCCTGCGCGAGGCCCACATGGCGGTGGAGCAGATCACCATGGACCGCGAGGTGATGCGGATCCGCGACTCCCTCATCCCCGAGTACGCCCGGCTCGTCTACGCCGGCTACTGGTTCTCCCCGGAGCGGGAGATGCTTCAGACCCTCATCGACGACTCTCAGAAGAGCGTCAACGGCGTGGCGCGCGTCAAGCTCTACAAGGGGCACTGCCGCACCGTCGGCCGCAAGTCCGAGACCGACTCCCTCTTCAACCTCGACTTCGCCACCTTCGAGAAGGACCAGGTCTACAACCAGAAGGATGCGGAAGGGTTCATCAAGATCAATTCGCTCCGTCTGCGGATCCGGTCGCTGATGCAGGCCCAGAAGAAGTAG
- the argF gene encoding ornithine carbamoyltransferase, producing MKRDFLALSQYTKDELDALFALTKELKAKQKQGVEHHILKGKSVALIFEKSSTRTRISFEVGVFQLGAHPLFISSATSQMGRGEPIRDTARVMSRYCDGVMIRTYGQEIVEEFAQYATIPVINGLTDLFHPCQIMADLFTVMEQKGSYEGLTVAWVGDGNNMANTWIEAAAILGFDLRLACPRGYEPDKNVMEWALARATSAITITHDPAEAVRGADVVNTDVWASMGQEAEQKVREKAFAGFCVDDALVALAKPDCMVLHCLPAHRGEEIADSVIEGPRSAVWDEAENRLHVQKAIMATLMK from the coding sequence ATGAAGCGGGATTTCCTCGCCCTCAGCCAGTACACCAAGGACGAGCTCGACGCGCTCTTCGCCCTGACGAAGGAGCTCAAGGCGAAGCAGAAGCAAGGGGTCGAGCACCACATCCTCAAGGGGAAGAGCGTGGCGCTCATCTTCGAGAAGTCGTCCACCCGGACCAGGATCTCCTTCGAGGTGGGGGTCTTCCAGCTCGGTGCCCACCCCCTCTTCATCTCCTCCGCCACCTCCCAGATGGGGCGCGGCGAGCCGATCCGCGACACCGCCCGCGTCATGTCCCGCTACTGTGACGGCGTCATGATCCGGACCTATGGCCAGGAGATCGTGGAGGAGTTCGCCCAGTACGCCACCATTCCGGTCATCAACGGCCTCACCGACCTCTTCCATCCCTGCCAGATCATGGCCGACCTCTTCACGGTCATGGAGCAGAAGGGGAGCTACGAGGGGCTGACGGTGGCGTGGGTCGGCGACGGGAACAACATGGCCAACACCTGGATCGAGGCCGCCGCCATCCTCGGCTTCGACCTGCGGCTCGCCTGTCCCAGGGGGTACGAGCCGGACAAGAATGTCATGGAATGGGCCCTTGCCCGGGCAACCTCCGCCATCACCATCACCCACGATCCGGCCGAGGCGGTGCGGGGGGCCGACGTGGTCAATACCGACGTCTGGGCGAGCATGGGGCAGGAGGCGGAGCAGAAGGTGCGGGAGAAGGCCTTTGCCGGCTTCTGCGTCGACGACGCGCTCGTCGCCCTGGCGAAGCCCGACTGCATGGTGCTCCACTGTCTCCCGGCCCACCGCGGCGAGGAGATCGCCGACAGCGTCATCGAGGGGCCCCGCTCGGCGGTCTGGGACGAGGCCGAAAACCGGCTCCATGTCCAGAAGGCCATCATGGCCACCCTCATGAAGTAA
- the lysA gene encoding diaminopimelate decarboxylase → MNHFQYKGNELFAEDVSLKEIVARVGSPVYVYSHATLTRHFKAFDEAFAGAPHTICYSVKANSTQSVLKTFINLGGGVDIVSGGELYRALKAGADPKKVVYSGVGKKDDEIEYALNTGILMFNVESEQELTRISEIASRMGKTAGIAIRVNPDVDPGTHPYITTGLKNAKFGITIDRAMEEYVRAKSLPGIDVIGIDMHIGSQLTKVNPFVDSIEKLKVMIGKLRSQGIDLQYFDCGGGLGIQYNAEEPPLPADYGKEIVAATKDLGMHLVFEPGRNLVGNAGILVAKTLYTKARDEKNFIMIDAGMNDLARPALYDSYHGVQAVTRDQDGMIVADIVGPICESGDFLVKGREVPMFKQGDLVAFLSAGAYGFAMSSSYNSRPRVAEVMVKGDKFEVVRERETVEDLIKGEKVASFL, encoded by the coding sequence ATGAATCACTTCCAGTACAAGGGGAACGAGCTCTTTGCCGAGGACGTTTCGCTCAAGGAGATCGTCGCCAGGGTGGGCTCGCCGGTCTACGTCTATTCCCACGCCACCCTGACCCGGCACTTCAAGGCCTTTGACGAGGCGTTCGCCGGCGCCCCCCACACCATCTGTTACTCGGTCAAGGCCAACTCCACCCAGTCGGTCCTCAAGACCTTCATCAATCTCGGCGGCGGCGTCGACATCGTCTCCGGCGGCGAGCTCTACCGGGCCCTCAAGGCGGGCGCCGATCCGAAGAAGGTGGTCTACTCCGGCGTCGGCAAGAAGGACGACGAGATCGAGTACGCCCTGAATACCGGCATCCTCATGTTCAACGTGGAGTCGGAGCAGGAGCTGACCCGCATCTCCGAGATCGCCTCCCGCATGGGGAAGACGGCCGGCATCGCCATCCGGGTGAACCCCGACGTGGATCCCGGCACCCACCCCTACATCACCACCGGCCTCAAGAACGCCAAGTTCGGCATCACCATCGACCGGGCCATGGAAGAGTACGTGCGGGCCAAGAGCCTGCCGGGAATCGACGTCATCGGCATCGACATGCACATCGGCTCCCAGCTCACCAAGGTGAACCCCTTCGTCGACTCCATCGAGAAGCTGAAGGTGATGATCGGCAAGCTCCGCAGCCAGGGGATCGACCTTCAATACTTCGACTGCGGCGGCGGCCTCGGCATCCAGTACAACGCCGAAGAGCCCCCCCTGCCGGCCGACTACGGCAAGGAGATCGTTGCCGCCACCAAGGATCTCGGGATGCACCTGGTCTTCGAGCCGGGGCGCAACCTGGTCGGCAATGCCGGCATCCTGGTGGCCAAGACCCTCTACACCAAGGCCCGGGACGAAAAGAACTTCATCATGATCGACGCCGGCATGAACGATCTGGCCCGGCCGGCCCTCTACGACTCCTACCACGGGGTCCAGGCGGTCACCAGGGACCAGGACGGCATGATCGTCGCCGACATCGTCGGCCCCATCTGCGAGTCCGGGGACTTCCTGGTCAAGGGGCGCGAGGTGCCGATGTTCAAGCAGGGTGACCTGGTGGCCTTCCTGTCGGCCGGCGCCTACGGTTTCGCCATGAGCAGTTCCTACAACAGTCGGCCGCGGGTGGCCGAGGTGATGGTAAAGGGGGACAAGTTCGAAGTGGTCCGCGAGCGCGAGACCGTCGAAGACCTCATCAAAGGCGAGAAAGTCGCCAGCTTTCTGTAA